From the Drechmeria coniospora strain ARSEF 6962 chromosome 02, whole genome shotgun sequence genome, the window TCATTGCTTCCTGGTACTTCCTACCCGTCTCGTCAAGTAGGGCCTGGACTTCGGCCTCCCGCTTGGCAATGTCTTCCTTTTCGCACCGGATCTGCTCTATCCTCGCCTTCTTGGACTCAATGTCCACTTCCATGCCCGCCAGGGTGGCCTGCAGTCGAGCCAGGCATTCCGTCAGATTCGGGAGAGGCGTTATCTTGGGGGGCACCCGCAGTAGCTCGTCTGCCGCGTTCTTTTTCGGCTTCTCCAGGCCGTCCAGGCCTGCTCTCGTTTGCGCCGATTCGTAGGCGATTCTCCGTTCCGCATCGCtgtccgaggacgagtcggacgtgtggccctcggcggcggatATGAGCTCGGCCATCTGGCGACGTTGCTGCTTTCGCCGCTCCCTTTCGGCCCGCTTGCCGAGTGACAAGCCTCCATCCTCGACAAAGTCGTCGAATCCCTCTCCAAGATCCTCGTCTTCCGCGAGCAATCGGGTATCAGCTTTCTTCTTTCGCCCTGGccggtcctcgtcgtcatcgtcctcgaccgacaGGAACCCCTGCTCCTTGGCGAGTCGGGCCCGCCGTTCTTTTCGCTCGCGTATTTCGACGTCGGTCAGTAtttgcgtcgtcggcttcggagACGGCGCCGGGGCTTCGACGATCAGGGCCCCCTCGAGTTCCGACTCGTCCAGctccatgtcgtcggcgtcgtcgatgtgcAGCGTGGAGATGTCGCGTGGCGTGTTCGGCGTTGAGGACTGCAGCTCGCTGAGATACTCCTTGCTGTACCTTGGTTTTTCGTCATCATCCTGCAATGTCCTTCCGGCAAGCCCCCGCAGAGgcacgcctcgcctcgccgcgctATTCTCCATGGCCTTCCATCCGAGAGGCGCCCGCTTCGGCGTGCTGAgttcctcggcctcgtcctctccaGCATCCATCGCGTCGCCACCAAACGAAAGCCTAGATTTTGGTTTCCTCTTTTTTTGTTTCAGCGAGCCAGACCTGTTCATGCTCACGTTTGGCCGAACGACAACCGGCccatccgcctcgtcgtcgagcttgacACCTCCATCTTCCAAGCCAAGGACATCTCCGTCGGCAGGGTTGAAGCTCTTTCGCAAGCCCGACTGTCGAAACGGCTTCTTCCCGGTTTTCGTGCCGAATATCACCCTAGGAGCATCTGCTGCCGAGTCAGTCTGGTTCATCAGCCGAGGTCGGCAAATTTGGCACAAGCACACACCTTCTTCTGTGGCGTCATTGTCGGACGGCGCGGATGGATCGACATCTTCGTCCGAGACTTTAATGACGCGCGCCTGCCGCTTGTTCATGAACGAGGCCATGATGAAGACGGAGTGGAAAGGTTGCCTCGACGGGTATGTTTGCTGGTTGCCATTTCGCTCGAGACATTACGTAGGTTGGGAGGGTAGTTGCTTATCTTATCACCACGTGAGCTATTTTTTGGTGGCCCAGGCACCCATGCATCAAGCTGCCTGGATGGCATCGGATTATTGTCGCGCGACACGATACATCTCAGGCTCTGCACCACCTACTCGTCACAAGCAGTCAAAATGGCGCCCCCTCAGCCCGAGCTCAAAAAGGTATATCCCTCCGACAGAACACGCCCGATGGCCTCTGCTCCTCGTCTCGCAGAGCCGTACGGCTGCGTCGCATTTGCTAAATCTTGCTCCATCTAGTATCTCGACAAGAGACTCTTCGTTCAACTGAACGGCAGCCGCAAAGTCACGGGCGTCCTGCGAGGATATGATGTGAGCATCAGCCACATGCATTCCCTTTCTTCATGCTAACGTGGGCAGGTCTTTCTGAAtatcgtcctcgacgatgcggtcgaggagacggaTGGGCAGGGCAGGAAGAACATTGGCATGGTCGTGCGTACTCTGGACTTTTGGAGCGGCCTCGATGAGATATTCTTCTAACATGTCCGCAGGTCATCCGTGGCAACTCAGTCGTCATGCTCGAAGCTATGGAGAGAATTGCGGGCGAGGACagacagcagcagcaacaccGATGAGGCGGCTCGTGGCTGGGACGGCCGGGGGACGTTGACTGATAGTTATTTGGCGTTCTTGGTTGCAGCATTGGGGTGACCACGAATCTTTGTCGTCTAGAATTTACGGAAGCGATAAAAGGCCCAAGTGGCTCGAGACCGCGAGGGATTCCATTTCGTCTACGAGCTTGGCTCCTGCTGCCAGAACTTTTTATCGTACGCGTCCATCATCTGGCCGCCATATACTCTCTGCCAGCCCTTGATCCCCCCCTTCAAGATTGCCGCCGTCatgctcgcctcgccgacctcgttgAGGTAGTCCTGCATCCAGCCAGCACATCTGGGTCCTCGGCCGTTCGAACTCCCTATCCCGAGTCAGTCGGTCAACTGGTCTGTTCTGGATCGTGAGGCTCTCTCGTACCGCAGTAGAAAATGATGGTCTTGATGCCCGCTTGCTTGCACAGCTGGTAGACGACCGGACGAGTCTGATACAGCGTGTGGGCGGGGAGGTTGATGGATGTCGTCACCGTGCCGCCCTCCCAATCGGTCCGACGGacatcgacgaggaggaagccCCTGTCGCCATTCGCGCCGAGCGAGGCATGGCTCTCTATGAGCTGCTTCAcatcggccgcctcgaggctATGGCAGTTCGCCTTGGGCTCGGGGAAAGCAGCCCACCAGGGAACCGAAGACGGTTCGGCGTTTGCGTTTGCCGTCAGTGTCGACTTGTCGATCATGACAAGGCGGCGACTTGGGTGTGGACCGAGTCAAGGTGCGTCTTATGCCCGGGCGTGCTGTGATTGATGAGTCGACAAGTTCACGTATCATGGAACTGCTGTATCTGCATCGAGTACGGAGCTTGATACTGACAGGCaggtattaatagtaataattaccGGAGCTGGCTCAGGGTTGTGGTTCAGCCCCGCCACCACGTTCCAAGCCGACGGTCGGAAAAAGCAAATACATTGTCCAGGTGGTCAGCATGGCATCGAACCACCACGTCTCTCACACGTTGGCTCCGAGATAATCATGTGTAAATGCTAATATAATTACCCCTACATCCACATGTGCAGGTTCTACCGTGACTGAAGTAGAATGTCTCTCACACGTTGGCTCCGAGATGCTCATGTGTAAATGCCAATATAATTACGCTTACATCGATATGTGCAGGTTCTACCATGACAGAAGTGGGATGATAATGGGACAATACATTTCCCGAGTCTATTTTCCAGGACGCCCATGATACATGCTACGTGCGCGTCCATGCACATCCGTCGCGCTCTATACATTATCTATATCACTGTTCCACCGTCCCCATCGAGTTCATTATCACGGCGCCCCAGTCCAGGTATCCGTCGAACCAAACGGTCGGGTCTATGCCGTCGAGCAAATCGCTCGTCCAAGGGGTGCTGCCTAGAAAGTTTTGAATCTGCGTCTGATCCTGCGCGAGGCTGCCGAACTGCACGTCTCCGGggtccatgacggcggcggcggcgccgacttGCTGGGGGTACGAGCCTCGCCActgcccggcggcggccgtcgggttgggcggcggcggcgccctgtTCTCCCGCTGGTGCGCCTCGGCTCCGGCGGAGACGAGCTCGGCCCAGCGCTCGAGCTTGACGCGGGTGATGCGAACCTTGAGGGCGCTGAGGCTCCAGACGTTGTTGCTGTCGgcatggccggcgccggatgCCACCTGGAAGGTCGAGTTGACCTGCTCGAAGCGGCTGCACATGGCCGACAGGATTTCGGGGATGTTGACGGTCAGACCCGGTTGCGTCTGGAGCTGAGACTGGagcgcgccgacggcggccggcagTCCGGGTTCCGCCTCGCGCGCGCACCGGTCCTTGCCATGACAACGGCGGTGGAGGGAGGGCGAGGTCCCCATGCCGGCGCCTTCgccgctcggcggcggcggcggcggcggctgctggccgaGGTCAGCgttgaaggcggcgaggttcGCGTTGCCAGGAGTCAGACAGCCGGGCATCGGGGTGCCGCCTTCGTACAtggtcctcggcgtcgccagcTTCGCCCAGCGTCCAAGCATGGTGAGGGCGTAGACCAgctgggcggcgatggccgtcggctggcGGTAGTAGCTCGAGACGGGGAGGGATAGCCAGTTTTCAAACCACATCCTCAGCGCCGCGCTCGTCAGGTAAATCTTGTCGAGcggcgtgccggcgccgacggtgccgacggtgaGCGATTCCGAGAGCTGTCGTATGAGCgccatgtcggcgacgggaggTTCGTACAGCCGCAGAGCAGCGGTGTTGAGGTAGACCTGAACGGTGGCTGATGGAAACGTGGACGTTAGGCAACGAGGCCAGGGGGGGTTGGGGGGCCGATGAAATGAAATGGCAGAAATCACGTACTGTCCATCTGAAGATTCTGCGGGAGGCTGTTGCGAATGCGCTCCAGCTCATTCTGGAAGGCGTAGATGTAGGCAGACTCGGGTGCCGTGGGGATGCCCGGCATCGTCTCCGGCGTCTTGTCCTTGGCGTTGAGGTCAAATATTCGCTCGGTGAGGTGCTGTATCCGGACGAGAAAGACGAGTGTCGCGTCCGTCGCGTACTCATtgctcgcctcgagctcggcgacaCATtggtgcaggtacggagagTATCGCATCGGCTCCAGCCtacccatcgtcgtcgccatgctgtTCCAAGTCAGCCGGGGTACGTTACGTGGCGCATGACGAGCGAGACGAGGTCGCGTACGCTGAAGTCAGAAACCAGACGGCCGCATAGGCTCGTCGCTCCTCGTTGGTGCGGCCTGCCGGCTCGACGGGTCTCGCCACCATGAGCG encodes:
- a CDS encoding small nuclear ribonucleoprotein, which codes for MAPPQPELKKYLDKRLFVQLNGSRKVTGVLRGYDVFLNIVLDDAVEETDGQGRKNIGMVVIRGNSVVMLEAMERIAGEDRQQQQHR
- a CDS encoding Rhodanese-like protein, whose translation is MIDKSTLTANANAEPSSVPWWAAFPEPKANCHSLEAADVKQLIESHASLGANGDRGFLLVDVRRTDWEGGTVTTSINLPAHTLYQTRPVVYQLCKQAGIKTIIFYCGSSNGRGPRCAGWMQDYLNEVGEASMTAAILKGGIKGWQRVYGGQMMDAYDKKFWQQEPSS